The DNA sequence TGCCCAGCTCCACTGCGATGGCAGTTGGCGCGCTGTCCAGTTCCCTCCTGGTCACCTGCTGCCTGATGGTGGCTCTGTGCAGTCCGAGCATCCCGCTGGAGAAGCTGGCCCAGGCGCCGGAGCAGCCGGGCCAGGAGAAGCGCGAGCACGCGTCTCGGGACGGCCCGGGGCGGGTGAGCGAGCTCGGGCGCCCCGCGAGGGACgagggcggcggcggccgggacTGGAAGAGCAAGGGCGGCCGTGGGCTCTCCGGCCGGGAGGCGTGGAGCAAGCAGAAGCAGGCCTGGGCCGCCCAGGGCGGGGGCGCCAAGGCCGGGGACCTGCAGGGCCGGGCCCGCGGGGACACCCCGCAGGGGGAgcccccggccgccgccgccgctgctgccgctgccgcccAGGACGCGGCCGGCCCGGACCTGGCGCCCACGCCGGAACCGCCGGAGGAGTACGCGTACCCGGACTACCGCGGAAAGGGCTGCGTGGACGAGAGCGGCTTCGTGTACGCCATCGGGGAGAAGTTCGCGCCGGGCCCCTCGGCCTGCCCGTGCCTGTGCACCGAGGAGGGGCCGCTGTGCGCGCAGCCCGAGTGCCCGCGGCTGCACCCGCGCTGCATCCACGTCGACACGAGCCAGTGCTGTCCGCAGTGCAAGGAGAGGAAGAACTACTGCGAGTTCCGGGGCAAGACCTACCAGACTCTGGAGGAGTTCGTGGTAAGAGGCGAGCGCCCGCCGGGGCCACTTTGCACCTCCCGCCGCGGGGTGAAACCTCCCCGCGCGCTAGGCGCCCCCACTTTGAAGAAGAGGCGCGTTCTGGTTCCCAGAGGCGGACAGCGCTGTGCTCGCGTCCCCTCAACACGATCTGTCTTTTCAGAGCGGAGGTAATCTTTAAGGCAAAGTGGCCGATCCACATTAATTCCTTGGGTCTTCGCTGTGAAACGGTTTGGAGAGGGTGAGGCCCACGGCATTGAGGGGacggccgcccccccccccccccagcacttaCTGGCTGTGCTGTCCCTGGTAATCCGCTGCTTCTAATTTAAAAAGCGTGGCTGCTGAAATGCTCAACCTGTTTCCAAACACGGGGTAATTCGGCGTGCCATTTGGGGTATAGTCTTCTGCTAATAGCTAATTAAGGGAGACCATTCCTATAAATAAGCAATCTCCCCAGATCATGGGGTGGAGTATCACGCAAATGtcctcaaaaggaaaagaaaatgcttgcTCATTGGATGCCAAAACACAGTGGATGGCAAAAACCAGAAAGTGTGGTTtagggttattattattattattatcatcgttattattattattttaggggCATACTAGTAATAGTGTTTACAGCGCTGGCCATCCTCTGAGCGCCTACTGTGCGTCAGGCTGCAGGCCGCGCTTTTCCCGTGTGTTAACTTGGTTAAACCTCATAACATACTGTGAAACAGATGCTTACCTGTGATCTCCGGTTGATggggaagaggaaactgaggcacagaatatttaaataacaggGTGAAGACAAGGTTGCCGTTAAGAAGCAGACTCATGAGTCAGGCCGAGCTGTGCTAATGCACATTGTCTGCTTTTCCCCTTACATGTTGCTATGTGAAACAGAAGCCCAGTCCCTCTGGGGCACAGGTTTGGATGGAGATGCTGGCCCCTTGCACGTGCTGGTCCCTTGGGGAACTCTAacagccctgcctctcccccgctccgTGGCCTGGGCAGAACTGCACAGATCTTCATCCAGATCCCCCAAGGGAGGCCTGTCTGGACACGTGGCCTGTtgactgggcagagagagggtttCCTGGGTGACAGGGGGCGTCCTGGGGCCTGCAGCCCCCAGCActgagcagggagggaaggcaggggggaAGGAATCCTGCTGGAGGCTCCCGGAGCCCAGCCTCGGAGATCCACACATTCAGGGTATGCCCAGGATGTGATGACCCCTAAGGAATTTGAA is a window from the Leopardus geoffroyi isolate Oge1 chromosome A2, O.geoffroyi_Oge1_pat1.0, whole genome shotgun sequence genome containing:
- the VWC2 gene encoding brorin, which gives rise to MPSSTAMAVGALSSSLLVTCCLMVALCSPSIPLEKLAQAPEQPGQEKREHASRDGPGRVSELGRPARDEGGGGRDWKSKGGRGLSGREAWSKQKQAWAAQGGGAKAGDLQGRARGDTPQGEPPAAAAAAAAAAQDAAGPDLAPTPEPPEEYAYPDYRGKGCVDESGFVYAIGEKFAPGPSACPCLCTEEGPLCAQPECPRLHPRCIHVDTSQCCPQCKERKNYCEFRGKTYQTLEEFVVSPCERCRCEANGEVLCTVSACPQTECVDPVYEPDQCCPICKNGPNCFAETAVIPAGREVKTDECTICHCTYEEGTWRIERQAMCTRHECRQV